A segment of the Arcobacter sp. CECT 8983 genome:
AAGGGAAGAACAGCTATTGGTATTAATTCTTTATGTGAAACTATTACAAAAATATTAGTAGCCAATAAAACAAATGGTTTAACACTGCAAGATAGTGCAAATCATCTTTTACAAAATGTAGATGTGCTAAATAACTCTTCAAATGAAGCAGCAGCTTCACTAGAAGAAACAGCAGCAGCACTAGAAGAGATAACATCTACAATTGCAGCAAATAGCAAAAGTATTGATCAAATGAGTTTATATGCAAATAAAGTTACAGATGCAGCTAAAAATGGTGAAAAATTAGCATCGCAAACAACAGAAGCTATGGATGACTTAAATGAGAAAGTAACAGCTATTAATGATGCAATATCTGTTATTGATCAAATTGCATTCCAAACAAATATTTTATCACTTAATGCTGCTGTTGAAGCAGCAACGGCAGGTGAAGCAGGAAAAGGATTTGCAGTAGTTGCAGGAGAAGTAAGAAACCTAGCTAGTAGAAGTGCAGAAGCAGCAAAAGAGATAAAATCTTTAGTAGAAAACGCTACACAAAAGTCAGGTGATGGAAAACAAATTGCAGGGAATATGATTGAAGGATATACTCAATTAAATGAAAATATTCAAAATACTCTTGGATTAATTAAAAATGTTGCAGAATCTTCAAAAGAGCAAAAAACAGGTATTGAACAAATTTCAATTGCTGTTAATCAATTAGACCAACAAACACAACAAAATGCTTCTGTATCAAGTATAGTTAAAGATATTGCAAATCAAACTAAAAGTATTGCAGATTCAATTGTAGAAGAAACAAATAAAAAAGAGTTTGATGGGAAAGAACAAGCAAAAGCAAAAAAATTAAGTCAAACTGATTTTAAAACAGAAGAAAAACCAAAACCAAATAAACAACTTCCAAGCACAGAAGAAGTAAAAACGACACCTACAAAAAATGATAATAGTAAAGTTATTCAAGCTAATAATAGTAATGATAATGATGAATGGGAAAGTTTTTAGATAAAAAAGAAGTACTGTGAAATAAATCATAGTACTCTTCTCCAGGTACCCAAACACACCAAAGAAAGAGGTGCCTTGCTATGTTCCCATCCTGGGGCATTGTCTCTTAAAATGATTGTAAGGGGCTAAAGAAGAGCATCAAAAGTACCTAAATACTCTTTGTGCTCTGCTTTTAAGACTGCAATTATATCTTTACAAAACTTAAAACTTGTGTAAATATTTAAGTTACTAAGAAACTTTCTAGGAGTATAATTCCGCTTTTAATAATTATATGAAAGAGAATTACAGAATTGACAAAGAATTTTAGTTTAGTTGGATTAGTATCTATTATTTTTGCTATGTTTATATGGGGAAGTTCCTTTATTGCATTAAAAGCAGCAATGGTAGATTTAGGTGAATATACAGTTATTTTTATAAGAATGGCTGCTGCTTCATTGTGTTTTATATTTTTTATAAAAAGATTTTTTACCTATGATTTTACGAAACGAGATATTCAATTAATTTTATTACTTGGATTTTTTGAACCTTGTTTATATTTTATATTTGAAGCAAAAGCTTTATTATATACTTCTGCTTCACAAGCAGGAATGATTACTTCAGTTATGCCTTTAATAACAGCTATAGCAGCTGGATATTTTTTAAAAGAGCTTATCTCAAGACAACTTCTATTTGGTTCAGTTATTGCCATGATTGGTGTAGTTTCGCTAAGTGTGCAAGCAGTAACAACATATTCTGCTCCAAATCCAATGCTTGGAAATTTTTTAGAGTTTTGTGCAATGATTTGTGCTACAGGTTATACGTTGGTGGCAAGATATTTAGGTGAAAAATTTTCTGCTCTTTTTATCACGGCTGTTCAAGCATTTATTGGCTTTATATTTTTTATACCATTTTTTATTTTTGAAATAAGTACAAAAGAGATGACTTTCTCTTTAGAAGCTGTCTCTTGGTCAATTTATTTAGGTATAGTGGTTACCTTATTAGGATATGGTCTATTTAATTTTGCATTAACCAAAATAGAAGCATCAAGGGCTGCAATGTTTGTAAACCTAATTCCTATATTTACACTTATTTTAGCCTTTATAATTTTGGGAGAAAAATTATCAATTGCAGAATTAGTAGCAAGTGCCACAATTTTATTTGGAGTTATTATTTCTCAAATTACTGTTAAAAGATTTAAGAGAAGAAAAATTTGATATATCTAACACTATTTTTATCAGCCTTTATTTCTGCAACTTTGTTTCCTTTAGGAAGTGAAGCATTGCTAGTTTATAACATAAATGAAGGTTATAATTTAGTGTATCTTTTAGCTTTTGCTACTGTAGGAAATGTACTTGGTTCTTTATTTAACTATTTTTTAGGACTAAAAGGGGAAGAGTATTTAGAGAAAAAAGCATATTTAAAAAAAGAAAAAATAAAGAAGTATAAAGAGTTTTTTGATAAATATGCAGCTTACTCCTTACTTTTTTCTTGGGCTCCTATTATTGGAGATCCTTTGACTTTAATAGCTGGTGTTTTCAAGTATAATTTAAAAAAGTTTCTTTTTTTAGTTTTTATTGCAAAGTTTTTTAGATATCTATTTTTAGCAATTGCAACTTTATATTTTGTTAATTAGTTTTTTCAATAGTTAAAAAAAAGTTTTTTAAAAAGCTTTTAATCTCGTCTAAAGAGGTCTTTTCTTTTTGATTTATACGGAAAGTATGGAAAAAGCCTATAGATACATTTACTAAGCCTTTAGTTAGGTTCCTAGCTTCTTCTATAAATAGTTTGTCTTTAATACCCTCTTCTATAAGAAAGTTTATAGTTTCAAGGTGTTCTTTATATATTTTTTCTAAAAAGTTTTTAAAGGTTTTATCTTTTTCATAATGACTAAGTCCTGCAAATATATTTAATATTATTCTATACTCTTCAAACTCTTTTTTGTAAATTGTAGTGAAGAAACATTCAATCTTAGTTTTTATACTCTTTTTTCGTTTTATTTCTTTTAGAGTTTTTTCTTTCCATTGCTCATAAAGACCTTCTGTTAGTTGTAAGATAATATCTTCTTTATTTTTGAAGTATTCATATAAAGTCCCTTTAGCAATATTTGATTGTTTTGCTAAAGAGGTTACAGTAAGGTCTTGATAGTTTGTTTTTAAAAAAGTATCAAGACACGATAGTGCCATGCACCATCGTTTTTGTTGTCTTTCTTTTTCTGTCACTTACTATTCTCTATGTTTTTTAGATAATTTTGAAATAAGAATAAAGAATAGAGGAATAAATATAATAGCAATAAATGTAGCACTAAGCATTCCTCCAATAACTCCTGTACCAATTGAGTGTTTACTAGCTGCACCTGCTCCACTACTAATAGCAAGTGGTAAAACACCTACTGTAAATGCTAAAGAAGTCATAATAATTGGTCTTAACCTTACTTTTGCAGCTTCTAAAGCAGCATCTACTAGTTTTAAACCTTCTTTTTGTTTTTGAATAGCAAACTCTACAATTAAGATGGCATTTTTAGCTGCAAGACCTGCAAGAACTAGAAGTCCAATTTGGAAGTAGATATTGTTATCTAAAGCTCTTAAGTTTGTTGCTAAAATTGCTCCAAATACTGCAAATGGTACAGCTAGAACAACTGAAATAGGAAGTAACCATCTTTCATATAAAGCACATAAAATTAAGAATAAGAAAATAATACCAAATATAAACGCCATAGCAGAACTTCCACCTACTTGTTTCTCTTGATAAGCAGAACCAGTCCAACTAATAGTATATCCTTCTGGAAGTACTTCTTTAGCTACTTCTTCAATTGCATTTAATGCATCCCCTGAACTATATCCATCTGCTGGTTGCCCAGAAACTTTTGCTGCTTGGAAAAGGTTAAATCTTTCAACAATATCAGCTCCAACTACTTTTTTATAAGAGATAAATGAGTTTATAGGAAGTAGTTCTCCACTTTTTGATCTAACAAAGATTTCTTTAAAGTCATCAATATTATTTCTATATTCTGAATCAGCTTGTAAATTTACTCTATAGGTTCTTCCATATAAAGAGAAGTCATTTACATAAAAACTTCCATATGTTGAAGTAATAGTGTTATAAATATCGTTAAGTTTTACACCTTTTGCTTTTGCTTTTGCTACATCTACATCAATTTTGTATTGAGGAATTGTTGCAGATAAAGATGTTCTAACTCCTGTTAATGCAGGTTTTGTTTTTGCTTTTTCAAGAATTTGATTAACTACCTTTCCTAAATCTTCAATAGAACCACCTGTTCTATCTTGAACATACATATCAAAACCACCAGTAATACTCATACCCATAATTGGTGGAGGAACAACAGCGAATGAGAAACCTTCACTTGTACCCATAAGTTGTTTAGAAAACTTGTTTAAAAGTGCTTGTGCACCTTGTTCTTCATTTGGTCTTTTACTCCAATCTTTAAGTTTAATAATTGTTGCAACTGTATGTGTTCTTTGAGCAGATGTAGTAAAGTCATATCCTGCAAGAGTAATGATATTTGCAACATTTTCATCTTTTGAAACAATAGCGTTTGTTTCTTCTGATAGTTCTATAGTTTTAGATAAAGAGTAACCAGGAGGATTAAATCCAAATACGAAAATTGTACCTTGGTCTTCTTGTGGTATAAGTCCTGTTTTCATTGATTTAAACATATCATATGAAACAAAAATAAGTCCACCATAAAGTAAAATAGAAATTAGTGAAAATCTAATAGTTTTTTTAACTAAAAATGAATAACCTTTTGTTGCATTTTCAAACATATTATTAAACCATCTAAAAAAGCCTTTTGGTTCTTTTGTTCTATTTTTTAGTATTTTTGTACATAGTGTTGGTGTTAATGTTAAGGCAACAAAACCAGAAATTATTACGGAAATAACAATTGTAATAGCAAACTGCCTATACATTTCCCCTGATAATCCACCCATAAAGGCAACAGGAATAAAGATAGCACAAAGAACTAAGATAATAGCAATTAAGGCTCCTGTAACTTCTTTCATAGCAATAAAAGCAGCCTCTTTTGGAGTTTTACCTTCTTCCATGTGACGTTCTACATTTTCAATTACAATAATTGCATCATCAACAACAATACCAATAGCAAGTACAAGTCCAAATAGTGTTAATAGGTTAATACTAAAACCTAAAATATACATACCTGCAAAAGCACCAACAATTGAGATAGGTACAGCAATAAATGGAATAACTGTAGCTCTCCAGTTTTGTAAGAATAGATACATAATTAAAATAACTAAGATTAAAGCTTCAACAAAAGTTTTTACAACTTCTTTAATAGATGCAGAAATAAAATCAGTACTATCATATGGAATACTATAAGTCATGTCTTCAGGAAAATCTTCTTGAGCTTTTACTAAAGCAGCTTTAATAGCATCTGCTGTTTCTAAGGCATTTGCCCCACTTTGTAAGAAAATACCAATAGGAATTGAAGCTGCATTATTTAGTCTTGTTTTAACATTATAATCAGCTGCTCCAAGTTCAACAGTTGCAACATCTTTTAGTTTTAAACTACTTCCATCTTCATTAGCTCTAATAATAATTTCACCAAACTGTCCAGGATTTTCAAATCTTTTTGGAGTTTGTATAGTATATGTATACATTTGTTTATTTTCAATTGGTTCAGCTGCAATTTTACCTGCTGCATATTGATTATTTTGTTCTTGTATGGCAGAAATCACATCTGTTGTAGCAAGTGAATATTTAGATAATTTTGTAGGATCCATCCAGATTCTAATAGAATAATCTTTTGCACCAAAGATTGTTGCATCACCTACTCCGTTAATCCTTTTTAGTGATTCAACCATATTTAAAAGTGCATAGTTTGATAAATATACAGAGTCATAAGTATCATTTGGAGATTGAAGCATAATAAACATAAGAATACTTGGACTTCTTTCACCTACAACAACACCTTGTCTTTGAACTTGTTCTGGCATTTTTGCTAAAGCTGCTTGAACTCTATTATTTACATCAATCTTTGCAGAATCAGGATCTGTTCCAACTTCAAAGAATACATTAATTCTTAATCTACCACTATCTTCAGCAACAGAGTTCATATAAAGCATGTTTTTTGCACCATTGATTTTTTCTTCTAATGGTGCGGCAACTGTTTTAGCAATAGTGTCCGCACTAGCTCCTGGATAAGAAGTGTTTACAATAATTTGAGGAGGTAAAACTCTTGGGTATTGTTCAATTGGTAAATTGAACATAGAAATTAATCCTGTAATAAAGATTATAATAGATAAAACCCCTGCAAATACTGGTTTTTTTATAAAAAATGAAGAAATCATAATTACTTCTCTTTATTTATAATTTGGACTTTTGTATCAGGTCTTAATTTTGCAAGATTACTAATTACAACTTTTTCATTTACTTTTAGACCCTCTTTTATAACCTTTCCTTTTTCTAGTAAGCTTCCAGTTTTAACAGGTCTTACCTTTGCAATATTGTTTTCATCAACTACATAAACCATACTTGTTTTTGCAGTTTTTAATACAGCATTTTCAGGAACAATAAAAACTTCACCTAAAGAAAGTCCTTGAATTTCTACTTTTGTAAAGTTCCCTACAATAAGTTCATTATTTGGGTTTTTAAATTTTGCTCTTAAAAGTAGAGTATCCGTATTTGAATCTATAGTAGGAGCAATGAAATCTATTTCACCATTTTCATAAACTTTTCCATTAGCAAGAAGATTAACTTTGACTTCTTTATTCTTTATTTGAGTTAAGAAGCTATCAATATCATCTTTTGGTAAAGAAAACTCAGCATGAATAGGGTTTGTATTTGTAATAGTTATTAAGTGTGAATTAGAAGCACTTGAACCTACAATATCACCAACACTATGTTTTTTTAATCCAACTATACCATCAATTGGAGCCTTAACATCAGTATAGTTAAAATTAATTTGAGCTTCTTTTAATGCAGCTTTAGAGCTTTCATATTGGAAAGTATAGTCATCAAAAGTTTGATTACTAATAGATTTTGATTTAAATAAAGCCTTTGCTCTTTCATAATCTTTTTTTGCTTTTGTAAAGTTTGCTTTTTTCATATTTAGATTTGCTAAATAGATATCAGGCTCAATTTTATAAAGCATTGTTCCTTTTTTTACAAAATCACCTTCATCAAAATATTTTTTCTCTAATGCACCTGAAACCCTTGCCATTACATCAACTTGGTCATAGGCTTTTAAAATAGTTGGGTAAGTTTTTTTAGTAGTATTATTCTCTTTATTTACGTTAAAAACTTTTACAGGTAAGCTTGGTTTGCTAGATGAAGTTTGTTGTTTCTTTTCTTCTGCTTTTTCTTGAAAGCATCCTGTAAAACCTACAACAGCTATTGTTGTAAGCAATAATATTTTTTTACTTGTTGTTCTTATCATCTAATATAATCCTTTAAATTTTTTCCACTGTGGTAGATAATATTTGCTTTTTTAATTTCTAAATCATATTTTGCATATTCTAATAAACTCATTGCATCATACTTTTCACTTAACGATTCAAGGAATGCGACATTTTCTATTAATCCATTTTCATATTTTGATTTAATTACTTCATAAGCACTAGTAGCAGCTTTTAAACTTGCATTTGCAGATTTAACTTTTAGTTTTGCAATATTATATGCTCTTTGTGCTAGTTGTAAATCTGTATCTGCTTTATTTTTTTCATATTCATATCTTGATTTTAGACTTAGATATTTTTTATATTGTGATTCATATTTATTTTTTGTTTCTCCAAAAGAGAAAAGATTCCATTTCATATTTACAGAAAATATATTTTGGTCTTCAATCGAACTATAAGCAGAATTATCATAATTGTAGTCATACTCTGTATATGTATTATCTAAAGTAATAGTAGGTAAGTAACCACTTTTTTGAACTTTTGCATTATCAAGTTGAGCTTTTACATCATATTCTAAAGCTTTTATATCTGCTCTTTCTGATTCACCTGTTACTTGATAGTCTTGTATATTTGAACCTTCAGTAATAGATACTTTTTTTCCAGTTATATACTCTAGGTTAAATAAAATAGTTTGTAAATCAAGTTCTATAGAGTGAAGGTTTACATTTTCACTTTCTACCCTTGAAATTATTTTTTCTACTTCATCTTTAGTTGTACTTCCCACATCTAGAAATCTAGTTAATCTTTTCTCTTGAGCTTTTAGTTGATCTATTTGTTTTAATTTTGCTTCTTTTTGTGCTAATAATGCAAGATAGTTAAAATAGTAAGATGCAACATCTAAAGCAATTTGATTTTTTGATGAATTTAAAGTCTCTTGAGAACTTTTGATACTCTTTTTATATTTGTTAAAAGTATTTGATCGTTTGTTTCCATCGTATAAAATAAAGTTTACACTTGCTGCTGTTCTTATTCCATTGTCTGGAACACTTGTTGTCTCTTCATTGGTTTTTGAATAAGAAGCACTTACATCTAACTTTGGATAGTAAGAACTCTTTACACTTTCATACTCTTTTTTTATTGAGTCAGTATCGTACTTATAAGAATCGATAAGTTGATTTTTCAATGATAAATCAACTAACTCCTCTAGGTTTTGGCCTAATAAAATAAGAGGTAAAAACATTGCTAATATAGATTTTTTCAAATAGCCTCCTTTTATATTTATATAAAAGTAACATAAGCTAACTTAAATATATCTTTCTAGAAAGATAAATAGTTTTAATTAATTTTGTGTTAAAATTTAAATATGGAAAAAAGATACATAGAAAAATTTTTTGATAATATGAAGCAAAAAGAGGAATATGATATATTTAATATCTCATTGCCTATTACCTTAATTTATAAACATAATTACAATAAAAATGAACAACTTTTTAAACAAAAGTATAATTTGATTCATTCCGATGTAGATGTTTTAGCAGCTTTATATTTCAACGGCAAACAGTTGTCCCCTACAGAACTTTATTCTGCAATAATATTTTCTTCAGGTGGAATGACGAAAGTTCTAAAAAAATTAAAAGCTTTAGGATATATTTCTAGGCAAGAAAATCCAAATGATAAAAGAAGTCAATTAGTTAAGCTAGAGAAAAAAGGTGAAGAAGTCTTACTTGAGTGTTTAGATGATCTTATTGAGCAAAAAAACGAGACATATAAATCACTAACAAAAGAAGAGATGAACAGTTTAAAGAAAATCTTGAAGAAGATTTCAATAAACTTATCTTAATGCTTCAATCCAATTAATAAGCCTTTCTATACTTTTAGGTTCTTTTTTAGAGATAAAAACAGATGGTTTATTTTTTCTGTTTTTTTCCACATCATTTTTAAACTCAGCTAGATCTACATTAACATATTCACAAAGATCAATTTTATTTGTAACAAGTAGATCACAAAACAGTAAACCAGCACCTTTTTTTCTTGGAATATCTGCTCCTTGGGCAACATCAATTACATAAAGATAATAATCAATTAATTCATATGAAAAAGTTGCGCTTAGATTATCTCCCCCACTTTCAATAAATATAAATTCTGGATTATATTTCTCTTCTAACTCTTCAATTGCTTTTTGATTCATAGAAATATCATCTCTAATTGCTGTATGTGGACATCCACCAGTTTCTACACCAATTATTTGATTGTCATCTAAATCAAGTTTACTTTTTAAATAGTTTGCATCTTCTGTTGTATAAATATCATTAGTAACAATTCCTAATGAGTATTTATCTTTTAAAAGATTTGTTAAAGTCTCAATAATAGAAGTTTTTCCACTTCCTACTGGTCCTGCAATACCAATTTTAATTGCCATTTGTTTTCCTTTTATGTAACGAACATTTTTGGTTCTAAATTTAAGTGAGAGAAAATAACCTCTTCAAATAAAGGGTTAAAGTTACTCATATTTTTAGAACTATTTTTTATTTTTTCTTCTATTCTTTCATCAAAACTAAAAAGTAATTGTTGTATTTCACTAGGTTTTATTCTTGAAATTTTTAAACTTGTACTTGCAATATTTATTAAATTCTTTTTACACCATAAAAGAAGAAAAGTATCTGCATCAAGACCTAACTCATAGGCATAAGAGCTTAAAATAAATAGTTCATTTCCGTAAGCTTCTTTATTTTTTACTTTTTCAAAATAGTTTTTTACAATTTTGTTTTTTATATCAAAATCTATATGCTTTAGGTAGTTTTCACCCAAATCTTTTGAAGCTTTTGCCCATTGGTAGCTTAGCATTGAAGCAAATTTTTTATCCTCTTTTAGAATATGATTTAGTTTTTCTTTCTTTAATAGAGCAAATACTTTTTTTACTACAGTAAACTCCATCTTTTGGTATTGGTCTTCAATTATATTTTCAAGGAAGTTTTTTAGGCTTTCTTTGTCATTTACAAAACCTAAAACAATATGTGGTTCTAGCCCAAATGAATGAACAAAAGCCCCAGATGGAAAAGCTCCATCAAGGAGTTGTAAAAATCTACTTAGTGCTTTAGTGGGTGTGATGTGCATTTCCATTTGGTTTAAATAAAACTTTACCTTTTTTTACTGTTACACTACTATTTTCTTTGCAAGAATTAATTATATCAGTAGTTGAAATATCTTCTAAAATAGTAATTTTATAATCTTCTATACAAATAGGTTGGTGTCTATTGCCTATTTCATATGCAATTCTAGCAAAGGTAATATGGTCATTAAATGTTAAAGTGTAAATATTATCCTCTGATTTAGAAACTTTGATTTTATATCCATCTTCACAAACTAAAATATCATCTTCATGAAGGTGAGTGTATTTTGCTTTTACTATAAACTCTTTACCCTCTTGAGTAATAGCACTTAAATTAGGTTTTTGCATATCAAACCAATCTAAAAGTACACTATCATCTGCTTGGATATCTTTTTTTATTTCAATTGCTTTTTTTATCATTTGTAGTCCTAAAATAGAAAATATTTTTTAGCCATTGGTAACTCTTCTTGGAAAGATGATTTTATAATCTCACCATTAACTTTTACATCATAAGTTTCAGGGTCAACTTCAATATCCCCAATAAAGTCATTTAACTTCATATCTTTTTTACCTATATTTCTAGTGTTTTTAACTGCAAGCATAGATTTATTTGTATTCATCTTTTCTACTAAACCATTGTCTAATGATAGTTTAGAAACAAATAGTGCACTTGTATTAGCTGCTGCTTTACCCAACTTGCCAAACATTGGTCTATACATATTTGGTTCAGGGGTTGGAATAGAGGCATTTGAATCTCCCATCATAGCTAAAGCTATAAATCCACCTTTTATGATAAGTTCTGGTTTTACTCCAAAAAATGCCGGAGTCCAAAGAACTAAATCTGCCATTTTACCAACTTCTACACTTCCTACATATTCATCAATACCACAAGCAATAGCTGGGTTTATAGTATATTTAGCAACAAATCTTTTGATTCTTTCATTATCACTTAGATTATCATCACCTTCAAGTGCACCTCTTTGTTTTTTCATAGAGTCTGCTACTTGCCAAGTTCTTGTTATAACCTCACCAACTCTTCCCATAGCTTGAGAATCACTACTTGTAATTGATATTGCTCCAATATCATGTAAAACATCTTCTGCTGCAATAGTTTTACCTCTAATTCTAGATTCTGCAAAACTTACATCTTCTGGAATTTTAGCACTTAAATGGTGACAAACCATAAGCATATCAAGGTGTTCTTCTATTGTATTTTTAGTATAAGGTAATGTTGGGTTTGTACTTGATGGTAAGATATTAGCAAGTCCAGCAACTTTCATAATATCAGGTGCATGACCACCTCCAGCTCCTTCAGAGTGGAAAGTATGGATAGTTCTTCCATCAAATGCATTTACAGTGTTATCTACAAAACCTGATTCATTTAAAGTATCTGTGTGAATTGCAACTTGAACATCAAAATCATCTGCAACTTTTAAACAAGTATCAATAGCATTTGGAGTTGTTCCCCAATCCTCATGAAGTTTTAGTCCCATAGCTCCAGCTTCAATTTGCACTTTTAAAGCTTCATAATTTGAACTATTTCCTTTACCCATAAAACCAAAATTTAATGGCAAGTCATCAACTGCTTCAATCATTTTATGGATATTGAATTCCCCTGGAGTACAAGTTGTAGCATTTGTTCCTGTGTTTGGACCAGTTCCCCCACCAATCATAGTTGTAACACCACTAGCTAGTGCTTCATCTATTTGACCAGGACTTATAAAGTGAATGTGTGAATCAATTCCACCAGCAGTGATGATTTTACCCTCTGCTGATAAAATCTCAGTATTTGCACCTATTTCTAAACCCTCAGTTATATTATCACAGTTGTATGGATTTCCAGATTTTCCAATAGCAGAAATCTTTCCATCTTTTATACCAATATCCCCTTTTACAATACCAGTATAATCAATAATCACAGCATTTGTGATGATTAAATCAGCAGTATCAACAGCAAGGGGAGATTGGCTCATTCCATCTCTAATAGTTTTACCACCACCAAATTTTGATTCTTCACCATAAGTTGTATAATCTTTTTCAATCTTTGCTACTAAAGAGGTATCAGCTAATCTAAATCTATCACCAGTAGTTGGTCCATACATTGAGGCATATTTTGCTTTAGAAATTTTATACATGGTAATTCCTTTCAGTCATCATACTCTACTCCCTATAAAATCTGCTAAGTTTTTCATAGCTTTTTCTTTAGTCTCTTTTTCATCTAAGTAACCATTTACAAGCCCATTAAATCCTGCAATATATCTTTTCCCTTTATATGGAACTACTTCAATCTCTTTTTTAGAACCTGGCTCAAATCTAACAGAAGTTCCACTTGGAATATTTAATCTTTGCCCATAAGCTTTTTCTCTCTCAAATTCTAAAAAGGCATTTGTTTCAAAAAAGTGATAGTGTGAACCAACTTGAATAGGTCTATCTCCTACATTTTCAACTTCTATTGTAGTTACAGGTGCATTTTCATTTAG
Coding sequences within it:
- a CDS encoding urease accessory protein UreF translates to MEMHITPTKALSRFLQLLDGAFPSGAFVHSFGLEPHIVLGFVNDKESLKNFLENIIEDQYQKMEFTVVKKVFALLKKEKLNHILKEDKKFASMLSYQWAKASKDLGENYLKHIDFDIKNKIVKNYFEKVKNKEAYGNELFILSSYAYELGLDADTFLLLWCKKNLINIASTSLKISRIKPSEIQQLLFSFDERIEEKIKNSSKNMSNFNPLFEEVIFSHLNLEPKMFVT
- the ureC gene encoding urease subunit alpha, whose translation is MYKISKAKYASMYGPTTGDRFRLADTSLVAKIEKDYTTYGEESKFGGGKTIRDGMSQSPLAVDTADLIITNAVIIDYTGIVKGDIGIKDGKISAIGKSGNPYNCDNITEGLEIGANTEILSAEGKIITAGGIDSHIHFISPGQIDEALASGVTTMIGGGTGPNTGTNATTCTPGEFNIHKMIEAVDDLPLNFGFMGKGNSSNYEALKVQIEAGAMGLKLHEDWGTTPNAIDTCLKVADDFDVQVAIHTDTLNESGFVDNTVNAFDGRTIHTFHSEGAGGGHAPDIMKVAGLANILPSSTNPTLPYTKNTIEEHLDMLMVCHHLSAKIPEDVSFAESRIRGKTIAAEDVLHDIGAISITSSDSQAMGRVGEVITRTWQVADSMKKQRGALEGDDNLSDNERIKRFVAKYTINPAIACGIDEYVGSVEVGKMADLVLWTPAFFGVKPELIIKGGFIALAMMGDSNASIPTPEPNMYRPMFGKLGKAAANTSALFVSKLSLDNGLVEKMNTNKSMLAVKNTRNIGKKDMKLNDFIGDIEVDPETYDVKVNGEIIKSSFQEELPMAKKYFLF
- the ureG gene encoding urease accessory protein UreG — protein: MAIKIGIAGPVGSGKTSIIETLTNLLKDKYSLGIVTNDIYTTEDANYLKSKLDLDDNQIIGVETGGCPHTAIRDDISMNQKAIEELEEKYNPEFIFIESGGDNLSATFSYELIDYYLYVIDVAQGADIPRKKGAGLLFCDLLVTNKIDLCEYVNVDLAEFKNDVEKNRKNKPSVFISKKEPKSIERLINWIEALR
- a CDS encoding urease accessory protein UreE, producing MIKKAIEIKKDIQADDSVLLDWFDMQKPNLSAITQEGKEFIVKAKYTHLHEDDILVCEDGYKIKVSKSEDNIYTLTFNDHITFARIAYEIGNRHQPICIEDYKITILEDISTTDIINSCKENSSVTVKKGKVLFKPNGNAHHTH